The region GGCATGTTTCTGAGTCTGGTTTCAGCATGTGGGGGGCAGCCTAATTTCTCCCGGTGTTCACTTCTATACCcgcgtctgtcccccccccccttctaaaaAGCACTTTCTGGGTCTGTGCCCGTGGCCCTGTGAGTTGTCGTGGAAGGGGACAGAAACTGCGCTGCGTTTGGGTGAGGCGGCGTCTGCGCGTGGCGTTAAACCTCAATCCGTGGCGGCACAGGCCTTCTCCGTGGTCCGAATTCTGCGCGGGTCCTTTGTCCCTGCCACGTGTTTAGTTATGCCGTCCCACGTAATAATCTCCGTGAGACAGCCCCGTGGCGGGAGAAGAGCTCCATCCAGGACTGCGGGGGGCGCCCGTAGGGTGCACAGGAACCACGCAGAATTGCATGTAGCGCGCATGCACACGACACTTTAATAGCACACGCAGATCACCGATGTGCAGCCATGTCAGGGGTGGCATGGCATGTTGCCGCGGTTTGTTTCCAGCCATCGTGCACATTTGGGGACAGGCGCCTGTCTTCACCGGTATTTAAACTATTTCTTCGCCGGTTAAAGCGCGTGCGTAGGATAATAACGCCCGGGGAGCGGTCGGCGAGTCTAATCATCCGACTTTGTGCCAGGCGCCAAGAACCTGTACATCATCTCCGTGAAGGGCATCAAGGGTCGTCTGAACCGGCTGCCAGCGGCCGGCGTGGGGGACATGGTGATGGCCACGGTGAAGAAAGGCAAGCCTGAACTCAGGAAGAAGGGTGAGTGTGACCGGCGCAGAGGcgcgaggcgggggggaggggtgagtgtGACCGGTGCAGAGGcgcgaggcgggggggaggggtggtttgTGTGGGACGGGACGCCCGCCTAATTACCAGCACGGGGGAAAGCGTTTAACTTATTTACCCCATCACATAATTGCTTTTGCCCGTCTCCTTTATTGATCTATTGAGTCGGACTATGactttacccctcccccccccccccccccttctaaaaAGCACTTTCTGGGTCTGTGCCCGTGGCCCTGTGAGTTGTCGTGGAAGGGGAGAGAAACTGCGCTGCGCTTGGGTGAGGCGGCGTCTGCGCGTGACGTTAAACCTCAATCCGTGGCGGCACAGGCCCTGCAGCGCTTCTCCCCGAACGTCCCCGGTCCCAGTTACTGCGCGGTCCGttaactctctctctccgcgcGTCTTCTGGTTTCCTCCCGCAGTGCATCCGGCGGTGGTGATACGGCAGCGGAAATCGTACCGGAGAAAAGACGGGGTGTTCCTGTATTTCGAAGATAACGCGGGGGTGATAGTGAACGTCAAAGGGGAGATGAAAGGTGCGTGAGGGGCGCCCCGTCCGTTACTCCCGATGCCCCGTCCGTTACTCCCGATGTCCCTTCTTTCTGCGCTGCCCGAGGCGGTTACTGGGGGGGTGTGAAGCGACAGGGCAGACATCTTTGTTGAGGGGCAAATGCAGGTATTTGGGGCCTTGTTAAGGCTTAACGGCGGGAACGTGTGCAATATATATGCCACAGAGACTGCTGCGCAGTGCCCCGGCAGCTGGAGACGGTCCGCCGCGGAATATAACGGCGTTTGCGCCCCGGGATCCCTCTTCTGTAAAGCACTCGCCGTGTCTGCCCCGTGGCGCGGGGAGCTGTCGTGGAAGAGGAGAGGAACACGTTGCTTTTGGGTGAAGCGGCGGCTGCCATGTGCTGTGCGACTTCAATCGGTGACGTGACAGCGCGCCCGCGTCCGGCAACCCCAATATTGGGGCGGAGCCCCCGGGAATAacgtggaccccccccccccccccccccctgagaaaACGGTGTTAGACGCTGGATTTAATTAGGTTATCACATGTTACTCGGCATAAGCTGCGGGGAGATCGTTGTCTGAATAAACGCGCGGCGTGAGCGCGGATATTTACCGCCCCGAGGGATTGTTAAAGGGTTACTCCGTTCTTAGAGCTGGTGCGGTATCTTTGTGGGAAGCGAGGGGTCTCCGTAGCgtgaactgcgttaatttcagcgccacagacccccccccccctgttctccAGCGATAGTTGCCCCCTGAGAAGCGCTGGCAGCAACATCCCCCCcatctggggaaacaaaatggcggtgtaTATCTCCCGCGGCACActaggcttcctattggacactGCTAACGGAGATGACACAATCAGGACCTCGCCTCCCGGCGGCTTCTCTGGCAAGTATCtaggggagcagggggcccccctgGGAGTGACATTACCATGGCGTTGCTCTCGGGGACCCCCCACTCCCTGAGATACCTGCCGCGGACGCCCGCGCCGGTTACTTCCTGGCTGCTGAATCTCCCGTGCTGTGGTAGATTTGATCCCCAAACTCGCGCCGCATAAGCCACGGCGCGGTCTCCCCTGCGAGTAACGgagaacacccctcccccccgtctGGGCAGCGCCCCTGAACTC is a window of Ascaphus truei isolate aAscTru1 chromosome 23, aAscTru1.hap1, whole genome shotgun sequence DNA encoding:
- the LOC142473028 gene encoding large ribosomal subunit protein uL14 produces the protein MSKRGRGGSSGAKFRISLGLPVGAVINCADNTGAKNLYIISVKGIKGRLNRLPAAGVGDMVMATVKKGKPELRKKVHPAVVIRQRKSYRRKDGVFLYFEDNAGVIVNVKGEMKGSAITGPVAKECADLWPRIASNAGSIA